Part of the Sphingobium lignivorans genome is shown below.
GGCCGATCTTGTCGCGGTCAGTGCGCACAAGCTCGGTGGGCCGATCGGCATCGGCGCGCTGCTGGTGCGCGATCTCGCCGCGCTCGATCCCCGGGGCGGGCAGGAGCAGGGCTACCGGGCAGGGACAGAAGCGATGCCGCTCGCGCTCGGTTTCGCCGCCGCGCTGGAAGCGCCGCGCGACTGGCTCGCGGACGCGGCGCTCTGGCGCGAGCAACTCGATGCCGCGATCCTTGCATCCGGGGGCGAGATCGTGGCGCAGGCATCGCCGCGATTGCCCACGATCGCCAGCTACCGCATGCCCGGCGTATCGGCGCAAGCGCAGCTCATTCGCTTCGATCTGGCGGGGATCGCGGTCTCGGCCGGCAGCGCCTGTTCCTCGGGAAGCCTGCGGACCAGCCATGTGCTCGCGGCGATGGGCTGGGACGATACAGCCGCCAGTCAGGTTATCCGTGTCACTATGGGGCATGATACGCAGGCCAGCGAGATTGACGCCTTTCTTGCTCAGTGGCAGGCCATTTGCCACGGGAACGCAAAAAAATGATCTATCTGGACTATCAGGCGACGACGCCCCTCGCGCCGGAGGTCGCTGCGGCGATGACCGAGGCGATGGCGCATTATGGCAACCCCAACAGCGCGCACCGCATCGGGCGCGTGGCAGCGGCGGACGTGGGGCTGGCCCGCGAGCGGATCATGGCGGCTCTGGGCAAGACGGACGGCCGGCTGATCTTCACCAGCGGTGCGACCGAGGCCCTGAACATCGCGATCGTCGGCGCGGCACGCGCTTCCGCGCCCGGGCGCCGGCGCGTGATCACGCTGGCGACGGAGCATGCCGCCGTGCTCGACACGGTGATGGCGCTGCGGCACGAGGGCTTCGAGCCGGTGATCCTGCCGGTGGGGCGCGACGGTCTGGTGGATCTCGACATTGCCGAGGCGGCGATCGACGAGAGGGCCGCGCTCCTCGCGGTGATGCAGGTCAACAACGAGATCGGCGTCATCCAGCCAGTCGAAGCGCTGATCGCCATCGCTCGTGCGCATGGCGCGGCGACGCTGTGTGATGCGGTGCAGGGCTTCGGCCGGCTGGACACGCCCTCGGCCGACATGATCGCCGTCACCGCGCACAAGATCCACGGGCCCAAGGGGGTCGGGGCGCTGTGGCTGCGGGACGGGCTGCAACTGCCGCCGCTGATGCACGGGGGCGGCCAGGAGCAGGGGCTGCGGCCCGGGACGCTCTCGCCGATGCTGTGCGCCGGCTTTGGCGTCGCGGCGCAGCTCGCGGCCGCGCGGCGGGCGGAGGATCTCGGCCTCGTCGAGACGCTCTGGCGCGAGGCGCTGGCGTTCTTCACGGGCTGGCGCGTCAATGGCGCTCTCGATGCGCGCTATCATGGTAATCTCAATCTATGCCGGCCGGGAATCGACGCCGCGCGACTGGTGTCGGACGTGCGCGGCGTGGCTTTCTCGCTCGGCTCCGCCTGCGCCAGCGGGTCGGGTCGGCCGAGCCATGTGCTGAGGGCCATTGGCCTGAACGACCGCGAAGCGCGCAGTTCGCTGCGGCTGGGCTTCGGGCGCTACTCGACCTCCGAGGAGCTTGCGAACGCGGCCACGCTCATCAATGAGGCGGCGGCGATGCAGAAGGCGGCGGCATGACACGGATCACTTTCATCAGCGCGAACGGCACCGACGTCCAGGAAGTGGAGGCAGCGCCGGGCGACACTTTGCTCGACATCGCGCAGGCGGCCGGGCAGCCCCTGGAAGGGACTTGCGAAGGGCAGATGGCGTGCTCAACCTGCCACGTCATCATCGATCCGGCGGATTTCCCGAAGCTGCCCCGGGCGAGCGAGGAGGAAGAGGACATGCTGGATCTGGCGGCGGCGACCACCCGCACCAGCCGGCTCGCCTGCCAGATCGTCCTGTCCGAGGCGATGGAATCGCTGACCGTCCGGATCCCGCCGGAAAGCCGCAACATGCAGGGGCTGTGAAGGGCTGAGCGCAGGCGCCGCACGGCGGCATCCCGTGCCGGGCCCGCCGCCAGTGCCTTCCTGCCTTGCATTTCAGCGAATGCCCCGCCATATGCGCGCTCGGAAGCCGGGCGGACGTAGTCTTCGCCAACCTGGTCAGGTCCTGACGGAAGCAGCCACAACGAATTCGCTGCGGGTCGTTCCGGCTTCCACCGCCTCGCCGCCGCTCAGGCGTCCACGGGCAGCGGCGCGTGCATCAGCCGCTTTGAAAGCAGCAGCTTGAAGATCAGGAAGATGCCGCCCGCTGCGGCCGCGAACCCCGCGTGCATCAGCCAGAAGACCGGCGTCGCCATCGTCTCGTAATAGCCGCCGACCCAGCCGACGAGCGAGTTGCCGCCGAAGAATGCCAGATAGTAAAGGCCGATCACGGTCGCATTGAGCGCCTTGGGTGCGAGGCGCGCGAACAAAGCGAGGCTGACCGGGAGCAGGTTCGCGAAGCCGATTGAATTCACGACATGGAAAAGTACCGGCCAGAGGAGTCCGATGCGGCCATCGCTGCCGTCGGTCGAGGCGGCCATGAACAGGCACAGCATGCCGCCGGTCGAGAAGAGCGAGCCGATGACCATCTTGCTCAGCTCGTCCGGCTCCTGCCAGTGCCGGCCATACCAGCGCCAGAACAACGCGACGATGGCGAGGAAGCTGACCGACACGATCGCATCCAGCGTGACCAGAAAGGATGTCGGCAGGCGCGTGCCGAAGAAATCGAGATCGAAGGTCTGGTCGCCCCAGATCAGATAGGCATTGAAGATCTGATTGTTGGGGACGATCGCGATGGCCATCACCGGGATCAGCAGCAGCACGGCGATGAGCGCCAGCCAGTCCTGCCGCGACATCGGCGCGCGTGGCGAAGCGGCGATGGCGCCGGCCCGGCTGCGCGGCTCGAACTGTTCGGACGGGAGATATTTCTGGCCCGAGACATAGATGGCGAGGCCGATGAGCATGCCGACGCCGGCAGCGCCGAAGCCCCAATGCCAGCCGACCTTCTCGCCCAGCGCGCCGACGATCAGCGGCGCGCCGATCACGCCGGCATTGATGCCGAGATAGAAGATCTGGAAGGCATCGGCCCGGCGCAGGTCGTCCGGCTTGTAGAGCGCGCCGACCTGGCTGGCGATATTGCCTTTGAACATGCCAGCGCCGAGCACCATGCATAGCAGGGCGAGGAGGAAGCTGGCCTCGAACGCCATGAGGAAATGGCCGATCGCCATGGTAATGGCGCCGAGCAGCACCGTGCGCCGCTTGCCGAGAAAACGGTCGGCAAGGAAGCCGCCCAGGATCGGCGTGAGATAGACGCTCGCGGCATAAGTACCGAAGATCGCCGAGGCGAGCGGCTGGCCATCCAGCCCGCGATAGAGCGGGAGCTGGCGAAAGGCGTCCAGCATCCAAACATTCTCGATCTGCCCCGGCAGGAGCAGATATTTGATCATGTAGAGGACCAGCAGGGTCTGCATGCCATAATAAGAGAAGCGCTCCCATGCTTCGGCAAAGGCGAGATAAGCCAGGCCCTTGGGATGACCCAGAAAGGCGCGGTCGGCATGGTCGATCATGGTAAGAGAGGGCGTGGCCTCGGCAGTGGTCATGGCTGCATGTGCCTTACAGGTCCGTTGTTGGCGCAAGTTAGAGGCGCGATCGCTGCCGAATGCAAGATGGGGACGGCGCGCGGCTCCAAAGGCTCCAACCCTCACGCGTGCCGCTGCTTCGCTTGCGAAGGGCCGGCGGCGACGTCATAGGCGCGGATGTCCAGAGAAAGGCTCGTCATTTGCTGACCGGATCACGCCGCGGCGTCTACTTCATGCTGGTTCTCGTGATGCTGCTCTGGTCCGGCAACAGCATCGTGGCGCGCGCCATCCACGAGGAGGTGCCGCCGTTCACGCTGGCTTTCTGGCGCTGGGCCGGCGCTTCGCTGATCGTGCTCCCGGCGACCTGGCGCTACATCGCGGCCGACCGTGACATCATCCGGCGCGGCTGGCCGCGGATTCTCCTGCTCGGCATATTGGGCGTGGGTTCGTTCAATGCCTTCTTCTATTCCGGCCTGCAGTTCACGACCGCCTCCAACAGCCTACTGATCCAGGCGGCGGTTCCCGCGCTGGTGCTGGCGCTGAATTTCTTCATCTTCCACAGCAGGCCGCGACCGGTGCAGGTCGCCGGTTGCCTCGTCGCGGCCGCCGGGGTCCTGGCGATTATCTTCCGGCGCGATCCCGCCGCCCTGCGCGCCATGCAGTTCAATATCGGGGATCTGCTCATTCTGGGCGCGGTGGTGGTCTGGTCGCTTTACACGGTGCTGCTGCGCCTGCGGCCGCCGGTGAATGCCCTGACTTTCCTGGGTCTCACGATCCTCATCGGGGCGCTCGCGATGCTGCCCTTCTCGCTCATCGAGCTGCAGAGCCGGGCCGTGCATCTGACGCCGGGAGTGCTCGCCGGCGTGGCCTATATCATCGCGCTGCCCTCGATCGTGGCCTATTTCATGTACAATCGGGCGGTGGAAGAGATCGGCGCGGCGGATGCCGGACAGGTCGTCAATCTGCAGCCGCTGTTCGGGGCGCTGCTCGCGATCCTGATCCTCGGCGAGCCGCTTCATGCCTATCATGTCCTGGGCATGGCGCTGATCCTGCTGGGAATCGGCGCCACGATGTTTGCGCGAGCCACCCGTAACGCCACGCCGCAGGATTGATGAGGACGCCCGCTTTGGAAACGGATGCTAAACAAGTGGGGCGGCAAGCGCTAAGGTCGTCGCAATGACCGATTCACCAGAAGATCACGGGTCCGGGCCGGGCCTCGACCTCGGCGTGCCTGCACAGCCGCAGCCGCCAGCGCCCAAAAGCTATCGGGTGCTGGCCCGCGCCTATCGCCCGCAGACGTTCGCCGAGCTGATCGGGCAGGAAGCCATGGTGCGGACGCTGGCCAACGCCATCCGGCGGGACCGGCTGCCGCATGCCTTCCTGATGACGGGCGTGCGCGGCGTCGGCAAGACCTCGACGGCCCGGCTGATCGCGAAGGCGCTCAATTGCGTGGGGCCGGACGGGCAGGGCGGGCCGACGATCGATCCTTGCGGCGTGTGCGAGCCCTGCAAGGCCATCGCCGAGGGGCGGCATATCGACGTGGTGGAGATGGACGCCGCCAGCCACACCGGCGTGGACGACGTGCGCGAGATCATCGAGGCCGTGCGATATGCCAGCGTCTCGGCGCGCTTCAAGATCTACATCATCGACGAAGTCCATATGCTTTCACGCAATGCTTTCAATGCATTGCTGAAGACTCTTGAGGAGCCGCCGGAGCATGTGAAGTTCCTGTTCGCCACTACCGAGGTGAACAAGGTGCCGATCACCGTGCTGTCCCGCTGCCAGCGCTTCGACCTGCGGCGGATCCCGGTCGATCTGCTGGTCGACAATTTCCGGATGATCTGCGGCAAGGAAGGCGTGGATGCCGAGGAGGATGCGCTGCGGCTGATCGCCACGGCGGCGGAAGGTTCGGCGCGTGACGGGCAATCCATCCTCGATCAGGCGATCGCTCATGCCGGCATGGTGGATGGGCGGGCCTTCGTTCAGGTGGAACAGGTGCGCGAAATGCTGGGGCTCTCCGATCGCGGCGCGACCCGGCGGCTGTTCGACCAGATTCTCGATGGCGACGCGACAGCCCTGCTGGCGACGCTCGCCGAACAGGAAACGCTCGGCGTGGAGCCGGTGGCCACGATCAACGCGCTGCTTGAGCTCATCCATGCCGTCACCATGGCCAAGGCCGGGCGCGGCGCGGGACTGGAGCGACATCCCGAGGCGGAACGCGCGGCCATCGCGGGTTGGGCGGAGGAACTGAGCTTTCCGGTGCTGCACCGGCTCTGGCAGCTGCTGCTGAAGGGACATGCCGAGGTGGTTGCCGCGGCGCGCCCTCAGGCAGCATCCGAGATGGCGCTGCTTCGGCTGATCCATGCCGCGACCATGCCCGATCCGCTCGAACTCGCGCGGATGATCCGCGAGGGCGGGCAGGGCGCTCCCGGCGGGCAGGGCGGCGCGCCCGCCGTCGATGGGCCCTCTGCTGCTCCTGCCGCGGCCGCCGCGCCGCTTCCGGCTCCCGAGGAAGCCGCGCGCCCTGTCTTCCCGCCCGACTTCGCGGCGATGGTCGCCGCACTGCTCGACCGTTTCCCTCGCCTCGGCGCGGAAATGCATGATTATGTCAGTCTCGTGCGTTATGAACCGCCGGTGCTCGATTTTCGCATTCTCCAGCCGCTCGATGCCGATTTCCCACGGCAAGTGGCGGCGGCGTTGAAGGATCTCACCGGCCAGTCCTGGACGGTCGGATCGACCGATGCGCCGGGAGAGCCGAGCCTGCGGGAGCAGCAGGTGCTCGCTCGCGAAGCGCGCATCGCACATGCCAGTGCCCAGCCGGTGATTGCCGCGGCGCTGGACGCATTTCCCGGTGCCGTGGTCATGGACCCGGCTTCGGGCCAAAGCTGAAGGAAGACGTGAAATGAAGGATCTGAACGACATTCTGGGCATGGCGAGCCGTGTGCAGGAGGAAATGCAGAAGGCGCAGGCCGAGCTCGACAATCTCCAAGTCGAGGGGATTGCCGGCGGCGGGCTCGTCAAGGTCCGCGCCAGCGCCAAGGGACGTATCCTGGGTCTCTCGATCGACCAGAGCCTGATCGATCCCAACGACAAGGGCATGCTGGAGGACCTGATCGTCGCTGCGTTCAACGACGCGCGCGCCAAGGCCGATGAGGTGGCCAGTGACCAGATGAGCAAGATGACCGCGGGGCTGCCGCTTCCCCCGGGCTTCAAGCTGCCTTTCTGAGGCGGTGCGCCCGGCAGGGGGGGCGACCGGTCCCCTGAGCCCTGCCGGGAGACGGCGTCCGTCAAGCTCCCGCCTGACTCACCTGATGCAGGCGGGGCATCCACGATTTCCCGTATCGAAACGTCGGCGGGTAGGCGGCTGCGTTTGCGGCGACGCAGCATTGAAAAGTTCCGGCGGGTCGCCGATATTGTGATCAAGTCAGCGGGCCGCGGTTGTGAACGCCCGCACAGGATTTGGAGTTATCATGGATCTTGAACTGCCCCTCCTGCCGCTGCGGGACATCGTTGTCTTCCCGCAGATGATCGTGCCGTTGTTCGTGGGGCGCGACAAGAGCGTGACCGCGCTTGAGAAGGCGATGGCGGGCGACAAGGACATCTTTCTGGTCGCGCAGCTTGACCCGGGCGAGGACGATCCCGATCGCGACGCGCTTTACGACATGGGCGTGGTCGCCAGCATCGTGCAGATGCTCAAGCTGCCGGATGGCAATGTGCGCGTGCTCGTGGAAGGCAAGCAGCGCGCGGCGCTGCTCGCGCTGACGAATGAGGAAGGCCATGTGGTGGCCTCGGTGCGTCCGCTGGATGATGGATCGGCCGAAGGCACCGAAGTCGAAGCCATGATGCGCTCCGTGGCCGACCAGTTCGAGAATTATTCCAAGCTGAACAAGAAGCTGCCTGCGGAAACCGCCGTGCAGCTGCGCGAGATCACGGAGGGCCGGGCGCCTGTCCGATTTCGTCGCGGCCAATCTGGCAGTGAAAGTGGCGGACAAGCAGGCGCTGCTGACGGAGGCGGACCCGCTCAAGCGGCTGGAGATGGTGTTCGGCTTCATGGAAGGCGAACTCGGCGTGCTGCAGGTGGAGAAGAAGATCCGCGGCCGCGTGAAGCGCCAGATGGAGAAGACCCAGCGCGAATATTATCTGAACGAGCAGCTCAAGGCGATCCAGCGCGAGCTGGGCGGCGGCGAAGGCGAGGATGGCGATGAGCTCTCCGAGATCGCCGAGAAGATCAAGAAGCTGCGGCTCAGCAAAGAAGCGCGCGCCAAGGCGGACGCCGAGCTCAAGAAGCTGCGGGGCATGCAGCCCATGTCGGCCGAAGCGACCGTCGTGCGCAATTATCTGGATGCTTTGCTCGGCCTGCCCTGGGGCAAGAAGAGCAAGCTGAAGAAGGACCTGGTGAAAGCCCAGGACGTGCTCGATGCCGATCACTTCGCGCTCGACAAGGTGAAGGACCGGATCGTCGAATATCTCGCCGTGCAGGCGCGCTCCGACAAGCTGCGCGGCCCGATCCTCTGCCTCGTCGGCCCGCCCGGCGTCGGCAAGACCTCGCTCGGCCGCTCGATCGCGAAGGCGACGGGGCGCGAGTTCGTCCGCCAGTCGCTCGGCGGGGTGCGTGACGAAGCGGAAATTCGCGGGCACCGGCGCACCTATATCGGATCCATGCCGGGCAAGATCGCGTCCAACCTGAAGAAGGCGGGCACGATGAACCCGCTCGTGCTGCTCGACGAGATCGACAAGCTCGGGCAGGATTTCCGCGGCGATCCGGCGTCGGCGCTGCTTGAGGTGCTCGATCCCGAGCAGAACAGCAAGTTCCAGGACCATTATCTGGAGATCGATCTCGATCTTTCGGACGTGATGTTCGTGACCACTGCGAACAGCCTGAACCTGCCGCAGGCGCTGCTGGACCGCATGGAGATCATTCGTCTCGAGGGTTATACCGAGGACGAGAAGGTCGAGATCGCCCAGCGTCATCTGATCGACAAGCAGATCGAGGCGCACGGGCTGAAGGATGGCGAGTTCGCGATCGAGGAAGCGGCGCTGCGCGACCTGATCCGTTATTATACGCGTGAGGCTGGCGTGCGGACGCTGGAGCGCGAGATCGCGCGGCTCGCCCGCAAGGCACTGCGCCGGATCCTGGAAGGCAAGGCGGAAAGCGTCACCGTGACGCCGGACAATCTTGGCGAGTTCGCGGGCGTACGCAAGTTCCGCCACGGCGTTTCCGAAGAGGAGCACCAGATCGGTGCGGTCACCGGCCTCGCCTGGACGGAAGTGGGGGGCGAATTGCTCACCATCGAGTCCGTCACGGTACCGGGCAAGGGCGCGATCAAGACCACCGGCAAGCTCGGCGACGTGATGACCGAATCCGTGCAGGCCGCCTTCTCCTATGTGAAGGCGCGCGCGCCGGCTTATGGCATCAAGCCCAGCATCTTCCAGCGCAAGGATATCCACATTCACTTGCCCGAAGGCGCCGTTCCCAAGGACGGACCGAGCGCCGGCATCGGCATGGTGACATCGATCGTCTCCACGCTGACCGGCATTGCCGTCCACAAGGATGTCGCCATGACGGGCGAAGTGACGCTGCGTGGTCGTGTGCTGCCGATCGGCGGACTCAAGGAGAAGCTGCTGGCGGCCTTGCGCGGCGGCATCAAGACTGTGCTGATCCCGCAGGAGAATGAGAAGGACCTTGCGGAGATCCCCGCCAACATCAAGGAAGGGCTGGAGATCGTTCCGGTCACGCATGTCGATGAGGTCCTCGCGCGGGCCCTGATCGCGCCGCTCACCGCGATTGCCTGGTCGGAGGAGGATGACCTCGCGGCCCAGCCGCCGATCGGGGTTCAGGAGAATGGTCCGAGCGTTCGGCACTGAGCGGATTTGCCGGGGACGAGGCACGGCCTGACGGCCTGCGTCGTTCCCGGAAATCGGGCTTGTTTCCGCCGGAGGTCGCTGCGCGCGGAAAATCCGACCAAAACGGCCGAATCATCGGCAATTCGGCCGAAAATTCTTTGACTCATGCGGCGAACCGCGCCTTTATGCGCGCCTTCGTCGCTCGATTCCCACACAAGCACATCCATGAAGGGGGTTCCTTAGGCATGAACAAGCAGGATCTCATCAGTTCGGTCGCAGACCAGGGCGGTCTCACCAAGGCAGACGCCGGCAAGGCTGTTGAGGCTGTTTTCGACGCGATCACCGCCGCTCTGAAGAAGGGTGATGAGGTGCGTCTCGTCGGGTTCGGCACTTTCTCCGTCTCCAAGCGCAAGGCCTCGACCGGCCGCAATCCGCGCACCGGCGAGACGATGGCGATCAAGGCTTCCAGCCAGCCCAAGTTCAAGGCCGGCAAGGGCCTGAAGGACGCGGTGAACTAAGACATTCGTCTTTTCCGGCGCTCCGGCTTCCCGTCGGGGCGCCCCGCTTTCCGTGAAGCATCGGCACATGTCGCGACGGCATGTGTTTTTTTGGAAGGTCGGGCCTTGCCCGGCCTTTTGTTTTTCCATGCGCGTCCGGGAGTTCATCTCCGCGCTTGACGCTGGCACCGCGCGCGCATTATGGCGCCCCTCTCGATTGCGCCGTTCGGCGCTGTGGCGATCGTAGCTCAGTCGGTTAGAGCGCTGGTTTGTGGTACCAGAGGTCGTGGGTTCGGATCCCATCGGTCGCCCCATTTCCCTCCCTGAGACGCTCAGGAGCAGCGGGCAGCGCTGCCGGCAAAGGACGATCATTGCATGATGTGGTCCCATCAGGACTTCGATGACCATGAGGCGATCCATTATTTCACGGATCGGCAGAGCGGCCTGAAGGCCATCATTGCCATCCATTCCACGCATCGCGGACCGGCCAGTGGCGGCGTGCGCTTCTGGCATTATGCGCGGGAGGAAGACGCGCTGACCGACGCGCTGCGCCTGTCACGCGGCATGAGCTACAAGAACGCCATGGCGGGATTGCCGATTGGCGGGGGCAAGGGCGTCATCCTGTCCGACGGCACGCCCAAGACAGCCGAGCAACTCGCCGCGTTCGGCGCCGCGATCGATTCGCTCGGCGGGCGCTATGTGACGGCGGAAGATGTTGGCATGAGCGAGGCGGATATGACCGCCATCGCCCGGCGCACACGTCATGTCTCGGGGCTTCCGGTGGCCAGCGGGCAGGCCGGCGGCGATCCGGGCCCGGTGACCGCGCGCGGCGTCTACCTGGGCGTCAGGGCGGCCATCGCCGAGGGTCTGGGCCGGGAGGATGTCGCCGGCGTCCATGTCGCGATTCAGGGCGTGGGCAGTGTCGGCGGCGGTCTGGCGCGCCGTCTCGCGGCCGATGGCGCGCGGCTGACGCTGGCCGACATGGACCGGCGCAAGGCGGAAGCACTGGCAAGCGAGATCGGCGCGGCGGTGACGGATGCGGGCGAGATCATGACCATCGAAGCCGACGTGTTCAGCCCCAATGCGCTGGGTGCCATCCTCGACGAACGATCGATCCCGCTGCTGCAGGCGGGCATCGTGGCGGGTGGCGCCAATAATCAGCTCGCGACCCATGCGGATGCGCAGCGGCTGCACGAGCGCGGTGTCCTCTATGCGCCGGATTATGTGATCAACGCAGGCGGCATCATCAATGTCGCGTCCGAATATCTGGGCCTGGGCGACAGGGCAGCGGTGGACGCGCGCGTGGATGAGATTCCCGACCGGCTTCGCGCCATCTGGGCGGAAAGCAAGGCGACGGGCATGCCGGCCGCCGACGTGGCGGATGCCATGGCCCGCAGGCTCATCGGACGCGATTGACGCGGGGCGGGGCTGACAGATGGCCAGCGTCTGCCTATAGGGCGGCGCATGTCAGATGAACGCGAAACGGGCAGCAGGCTCGACCCGAAATTCGACGCCGACGGCCTCATCACCGCCGTCGCCAGCCATGTCGACACTGGCGAAGTGCTCATGCTCGCGCATATGAACCGCGAAGCCCTCGATGCCACCATCAAGACGGATCGTGCGCACTTCTGGTCGCGCAATCGCCGGAAGCTCTGGCGCAAGGGCGAGGAGTCCGGCAACGAGCTTCACGTCGTGGATATGCGGATCGATTGCGATCAGGATGCCGTCTGGCTGCTGGTCCGGCCGATGGGCCCGGCCTGCCATACCGGCGCGCGGAGCTGCTTCTATCGCCGCGTGACTGCCAAGGGCCTGGAGCGGATTGACGGGCAGAGCTGATGGCCGTTCGCGTCCGTCAGGCAGGGCTGATGGCGTGCGCCGCGCTCATGCTTGTCCAGTGCAGCGGCGCTGACGACATGCCCGCGCCGGACGCCGCATCGCGTGACATGAGCCCGGCCGCCGAGGAACTCGATGCGCTGGCGCTGGAAAGCGGCGCATTGCCTGACAGTGCCGCTCTCGATCCCGCAGGCCGTTACGGCCGGCGCTATGAGGGCGGGTCGGACAGCCTGTGCCTTGTCCCGGAAGAAGCCGCGCGCGGACGCTATCGCTTCGGCGTCGAGAGCCGGATC
Proteins encoded:
- a CDS encoding 2Fe-2S iron-sulfur cluster-binding protein → MTRITFISANGTDVQEVEAAPGDTLLDIAQAAGQPLEGTCEGQMACSTCHVIIDPADFPKLPRASEEEEDMLDLAAATTRTSRLACQIVLSEAMESLTVRIPPESRNMQGL
- a CDS encoding cysteine desulfurase family protein; this translates as MTSPIYLDHAATTPLLPQARAAMLEGFAAWANPSSPHAAGRRARALLEDARARIARALGWDGHVILTSGASEAIAIALQGAKRARLLAGASEHDAVLRHVPVENRLPVDRGGLVSLPDDIGPDALIAIQQVNSETGVIQPLDDLAAHIQAAGGLLFADCSQSAGKIALPAQADLVAVSAHKLGGPIGIGALLVRDLAALDPRGGQEQGYRAGTEAMPLALGFAAALEAPRDWLADAALWREQLDAAILASGGEIVAQASPRLPTIASYRMPGVSAQAQLIRFDLAGIAVSAGSACSSGSLRTSHVLAAMGWDDTAASQVIRVTMGHDTQASEIDAFLAQWQAICHGNAKK
- the hisI gene encoding phosphoribosyl-AMP cyclohydrolase; the protein is MSDERETGSRLDPKFDADGLITAVASHVDTGEVLMLAHMNREALDATIKTDRAHFWSRNRRKLWRKGEESGNELHVVDMRIDCDQDAVWLLVRPMGPACHTGARSCFYRRVTAKGLERIDGQS
- a CDS encoding Glu/Leu/Phe/Val family dehydrogenase; amino-acid sequence: MMWSHQDFDDHEAIHYFTDRQSGLKAIIAIHSTHRGPASGGVRFWHYAREEDALTDALRLSRGMSYKNAMAGLPIGGGKGVILSDGTPKTAEQLAAFGAAIDSLGGRYVTAEDVGMSEADMTAIARRTRHVSGLPVASGQAGGDPGPVTARGVYLGVRAAIAEGLGREDVAGVHVAIQGVGSVGGGLARRLAADGARLTLADMDRRKAEALASEIGAAVTDAGEIMTIEADVFSPNALGAILDERSIPLLQAGIVAGGANNQLATHADAQRLHERGVLYAPDYVINAGGIINVASEYLGLGDRAAVDARVDEIPDRLRAIWAESKATGMPAADVADAMARRLIGRD
- a CDS encoding DMT family transporter; its protein translation is MLVLVMLLWSGNSIVARAIHEEVPPFTLAFWRWAGASLIVLPATWRYIAADRDIIRRGWPRILLLGILGVGSFNAFFYSGLQFTTASNSLLIQAAVPALVLALNFFIFHSRPRPVQVAGCLVAAAGVLAIIFRRDPAALRAMQFNIGDLLILGAVVVWSLYTVLLRLRPPVNALTFLGLTILIGALAMLPFSLIELQSRAVHLTPGVLAGVAYIIALPSIVAYFMYNRAVEEIGAADAGQVVNLQPLFGALLAILILGEPLHAYHVLGMALILLGIGATMFARATRNATPQD
- a CDS encoding YbaB/EbfC family nucleoid-associated protein, producing the protein MKDLNDILGMASRVQEEMQKAQAELDNLQVEGIAGGGLVKVRASAKGRILGLSIDQSLIDPNDKGMLEDLIVAAFNDARAKADEVASDQMSKMTAGLPLPPGFKLPF
- a CDS encoding peptide MFS transporter, whose amino-acid sequence is MTTAEATPSLTMIDHADRAFLGHPKGLAYLAFAEAWERFSYYGMQTLLVLYMIKYLLLPGQIENVWMLDAFRQLPLYRGLDGQPLASAIFGTYAASVYLTPILGGFLADRFLGKRRTVLLGAITMAIGHFLMAFEASFLLALLCMVLGAGMFKGNIASQVGALYKPDDLRRADAFQIFYLGINAGVIGAPLIVGALGEKVGWHWGFGAAGVGMLIGLAIYVSGQKYLPSEQFEPRSRAGAIAASPRAPMSRQDWLALIAVLLLIPVMAIAIVPNNQIFNAYLIWGDQTFDLDFFGTRLPTSFLVTLDAIVSVSFLAIVALFWRWYGRHWQEPDELSKMVIGSLFSTGGMLCLFMAASTDGSDGRIGLLWPVLFHVVNSIGFANLLPVSLALFARLAPKALNATVIGLYYLAFFGGNSLVGWVGGYYETMATPVFWLMHAGFAAAAGGIFLIFKLLLSKRLMHAPLPVDA
- a CDS encoding cysteine desulfurase family protein — translated: MIYLDYQATTPLAPEVAAAMTEAMAHYGNPNSAHRIGRVAAADVGLARERIMAALGKTDGRLIFTSGATEALNIAIVGAARASAPGRRRVITLATEHAAVLDTVMALRHEGFEPVILPVGRDGLVDLDIAEAAIDERAALLAVMQVNNEIGVIQPVEALIAIARAHGAATLCDAVQGFGRLDTPSADMIAVTAHKIHGPKGVGALWLRDGLQLPPLMHGGGQEQGLRPGTLSPMLCAGFGVAAQLAAARRAEDLGLVETLWREALAFFTGWRVNGALDARYHGNLNLCRPGIDAARLVSDVRGVAFSLGSACASGSGRPSHVLRAIGLNDREARSSLRLGFGRYSTSEELANAATLINEAAAMQKAAA
- a CDS encoding HU family DNA-binding protein, translated to MNKQDLISSVADQGGLTKADAGKAVEAVFDAITAALKKGDEVRLVGFGTFSVSKRKASTGRNPRTGETMAIKASSQPKFKAGKGLKDAVN
- a CDS encoding DNA polymerase III subunit gamma/tau is translated as MTDSPEDHGSGPGLDLGVPAQPQPPAPKSYRVLARAYRPQTFAELIGQEAMVRTLANAIRRDRLPHAFLMTGVRGVGKTSTARLIAKALNCVGPDGQGGPTIDPCGVCEPCKAIAEGRHIDVVEMDAASHTGVDDVREIIEAVRYASVSARFKIYIIDEVHMLSRNAFNALLKTLEEPPEHVKFLFATTEVNKVPITVLSRCQRFDLRRIPVDLLVDNFRMICGKEGVDAEEDALRLIATAAEGSARDGQSILDQAIAHAGMVDGRAFVQVEQVREMLGLSDRGATRRLFDQILDGDATALLATLAEQETLGVEPVATINALLELIHAVTMAKAGRGAGLERHPEAERAAIAGWAEELSFPVLHRLWQLLLKGHAEVVAAARPQAASEMALLRLIHAATMPDPLELARMIREGGQGAPGGQGGAPAVDGPSAAPAAAAAPLPAPEEAARPVFPPDFAAMVAALLDRFPRLGAEMHDYVSLVRYEPPVLDFRILQPLDADFPRQVAAALKDLTGQSWTVGSTDAPGEPSLREQQVLAREARIAHASAQPVIAAALDAFPGAVVMDPASGQS